In Halorhabdus tiamatea SARL4B, a genomic segment contains:
- a CDS encoding DUF5615 family PIN-like protein, whose translation MSQLLLDEHVSRICEHVLRDRGFDVSQAKDRFGEYTTDEELLQWCDRNDVVLVSNNARDFELLHRKTDHAGLLIYYDQSLPDDDPEGFARTVEEVFEQYGAEELRDEYVEIDTWYEWLQD comes from the coding sequence ATGAGTCAGCTGCTTCTAGACGAACACGTCAGCCGGATTTGCGAACACGTGCTTCGGGACCGCGGATTCGACGTCAGCCAGGCAAAAGATCGGTTCGGCGAATACACGACAGACGAGGAGTTGCTCCAATGGTGTGACCGAAACGACGTCGTGTTGGTGTCGAACAACGCGAGGGATTTCGAATTGCTGCATCGCAAAACGGACCACGCTGGACTGCTGATCTACTATGACCAGTCACTACCCGACGACGATCCGGAGGGATTCGCTCGGACTGTCGAAGAAGTGTTCGAACAGTACGGAGCCGAGGAACTCCGTGACGAATACGTCGAGATCGACACGTGGTACGAGTGGTTACAGGATTGA
- the mch gene encoding methenyltetrahydromethanopterin cyclohydrolase — translation MDQLNRLGTELIDEAIDFADELGIAEYRLDNETTVLDFGVEHAGGVEAGLMLAEIQTAGLASVTTRLESVGAAALPHVELTTDHPSLALLAGQKAGWELTTEDFEGLGSGPARALVAEEGIFERLEYVEAFDFAVLAVESDALPTEAAAAQVAEYAGVPESSVFLPTFSTASITGSVAGAARASESAVFALFELGYDPENIHSVSGIAPVAPVAGSEQAAIARTNDALAYGGRVHLTVEEESDVFAEVPSTAGEEYDRPFAEIFDDADWDFEELPADVFGPAQLTVDVIGGETTVYGETDEELLVESFGL, via the coding sequence ATGGACCAACTCAATCGCCTCGGGACCGAACTGATCGACGAGGCGATCGACTTCGCCGACGAACTCGGAATCGCGGAGTATCGACTCGACAACGAGACGACTGTCCTCGATTTCGGCGTCGAGCACGCGGGCGGCGTCGAGGCGGGCCTCATGCTCGCCGAGATCCAGACCGCGGGATTGGCTTCGGTCACGACGCGCCTGGAATCGGTCGGCGCGGCCGCCCTGCCCCACGTCGAATTGACGACTGATCACCCGTCGCTGGCCCTACTCGCCGGGCAGAAGGCGGGCTGGGAACTCACGACCGAGGACTTCGAGGGACTGGGCAGCGGGCCAGCCCGGGCCTTAGTCGCCGAGGAGGGAATCTTCGAGCGCCTGGAGTACGTCGAGGCCTTCGACTTCGCCGTCCTCGCCGTCGAGAGCGACGCGTTGCCGACCGAGGCGGCCGCCGCCCAGGTCGCCGAGTACGCGGGTGTCCCCGAGAGTAGCGTCTTCCTCCCGACGTTTTCGACCGCCTCGATCACCGGCAGCGTGGCCGGAGCGGCGCGGGCGAGCGAGTCCGCTGTCTTCGCTCTCTTCGAGCTGGGCTACGATCCCGAGAATATCCATTCGGTCTCGGGGATCGCGCCCGTCGCGCCCGTCGCCGGGAGCGAGCAAGCGGCTATCGCCCGGACGAACGACGCCCTCGCCTACGGCGGTCGCGTCCACCTCACGGTCGAGGAAGAGTCCGATGTCTTCGCCGAGGTCCCGTCCACCGCGGGCGAGGAGTACGACCGTCCCTTCGCGGAGATCTTCGACGACGCCGACTGGGACTTCGAGGAACTGCCCGCGGACGTCTTCGGCCCGGCACAACTTACCGTCGACGTGATCGGCGGGGAGACGACCGTCTACGGCGAGACTGACGAGGAACTCCTCGTCGAGAGCTTCGGCTTGTAG
- a CDS encoding DUF433 domain-containing protein → MSSIVRTEDILGGEPRIEGTRIGVRHVAGKVVDAGYAPAYVADQLDISLGAVYEALSYYYDNIEEIRAVERENAETRDRLRESSLQPKEPVS, encoded by the coding sequence ATGTCAAGCATCGTCCGAACCGAGGACATCCTCGGGGGAGAACCGCGGATCGAGGGGACCCGAATCGGCGTCCGACACGTCGCCGGGAAAGTCGTCGATGCAGGGTATGCACCCGCTTACGTAGCTGATCAGCTCGATATCTCGTTGGGGGCCGTCTACGAGGCCCTCTCGTATTATTATGACAACATCGAGGAAATCCGGGCGGTCGAACGCGAGAACGCGGAGACGCGCGACCGGTTGCGTGAGTCGTCGCTGCAGCCGAAAGAACCGGTTTCATGA
- a CDS encoding FGGY-family carbohydrate kinase, translating into MDGQYLVGTDIGTNSTKTILVSPEGEVLGTGNAGYEVEQPEPAWAQQWPDVWVEATYDSIQQAIDDAEVDPSDIRGISISSLYGGAGVPIDADGEAVYPCLIWMDRRATDQVEWVKEHVDLDRLFEITGNYVDSYFGYTKIRWIKEHEPDVWEDIENFVPPNNYVEYVMTDELAVDYSSAGNVGGVFDIHDLEWSEEACEMLEIPVEKFPERLVPSEEIVGEVTADAAEQSGLPEGTPVLAGGVDAPMATLAAGAFEEGDNVSMMGTSTCWGTIHEGTGLDQQLVSMPHVADSEEKLYTWGGSATTGGLIEWFKDEFGGPEEQAGELVDVDPFELLNMKAKEIPPGSEGLIALPYFKGERSPIWDPDARGMFTGLTLYHEKAHMYRALMEAGGYSLRHNVEVAEEIGIPLNDETSVVGGVSNSDLWMQILADVTGREMEVPAGGVGAPLGDALVVGVGTGLFDDYDVATEWTETGEVYTPEPENVDTYDEYYDIYKRLYQNTKDEMHDLAQL; encoded by the coding sequence ATGGACGGACAATACCTCGTGGGGACGGACATCGGGACGAACAGTACGAAGACGATCCTCGTCTCGCCGGAAGGCGAGGTACTGGGCACGGGCAATGCCGGCTACGAGGTCGAACAGCCCGAACCCGCCTGGGCCCAGCAGTGGCCCGACGTCTGGGTCGAGGCGACCTACGATTCCATCCAGCAAGCCATCGACGACGCCGAGGTCGATCCCAGCGATATCCGCGGGATCAGCATCTCCAGCCTCTACGGCGGCGCGGGCGTGCCGATCGACGCCGACGGCGAGGCTGTCTACCCCTGTCTCATCTGGATGGACCGCCGCGCCACGGATCAGGTCGAGTGGGTCAAAGAGCACGTCGACCTCGATCGGCTCTTCGAAATCACCGGCAACTACGTCGATTCGTACTTCGGGTACACGAAGATCCGTTGGATCAAGGAACACGAACCCGATGTCTGGGAGGACATCGAGAACTTCGTGCCGCCGAACAACTACGTCGAGTACGTCATGACCGACGAGTTGGCCGTCGATTACTCCTCGGCCGGCAACGTCGGCGGCGTCTTCGACATCCACGACCTGGAGTGGTCCGAAGAGGCGTGCGAGATGCTGGAGATTCCGGTCGAGAAGTTCCCCGAACGCCTGGTTCCCTCTGAAGAGATCGTCGGCGAGGTGACCGCCGACGCCGCCGAGCAGAGCGGCCTCCCGGAGGGGACGCCCGTGCTCGCTGGCGGGGTCGATGCGCCGATGGCGACGCTCGCGGCGGGCGCGTTCGAGGAGGGTGACAACGTGAGCATGATGGGCACCTCGACGTGCTGGGGGACGATCCACGAGGGCACGGGCCTCGATCAGCAACTCGTCTCGATGCCCCACGTCGCCGACAGCGAGGAGAAGCTCTACACCTGGGGCGGGTCGGCCACCACGGGCGGGCTGATCGAGTGGTTCAAAGACGAGTTCGGCGGGCCCGAAGAGCAGGCCGGCGAACTCGTCGACGTCGATCCCTTCGAGTTGTTGAACATGAAGGCCAAAGAGATCCCGCCGGGATCGGAAGGCCTGATCGCGCTCCCCTATTTCAAGGGCGAGCGCTCGCCGATCTGGGACCCGGACGCCCGCGGCATGTTCACCGGCCTGACGCTGTATCACGAGAAAGCGCACATGTACCGGGCGCTGATGGAAGCCGGCGGGTACAGCCTCCGGCACAACGTCGAGGTCGCCGAGGAGATCGGCATCCCCCTGAACGACGAGACGAGCGTCGTCGGTGGCGTCTCGAACTCCGATCTCTGGATGCAGATCCTCGCGGACGTGACGGGGCGTGAGATGGAGGTTCCCGCCGGTGGCGTGGGCGCGCCACTTGGCGACGCGCTGGTCGTCGGTGTCGGTACGGGACTGTTCGACGATTACGACGTCGCCACCGAGTGGACCGAGACTGGTGAGGTGTACACGCCGGAGCCAGAGAACGTCGACACCTACGACGAGTACTACGACATCTACAAGCGACTCTATCAGAACACCAAAGACGAAATGCACGACCTCGCGCAGCTGTAG
- a CDS encoding thiamine-binding protein: MTAFGFLSVAPVIEGSMSGEVAKAVAAIEDHDVGYETTPMGTIIEAENAEALFEAAADAHAAVDADRVETFLKIDDKRAVEQAAGEKVEAVADELGHEPRRDAEE, translated from the coding sequence ATGACAGCGTTTGGCTTCCTGAGCGTCGCACCGGTCATCGAAGGCAGCATGTCGGGCGAGGTCGCCAAGGCGGTCGCGGCGATCGAGGACCACGACGTCGGCTACGAGACCACGCCGATGGGGACGATCATCGAGGCCGAGAACGCCGAGGCCCTCTTCGAGGCGGCCGCCGACGCCCACGCGGCGGTCGACGCCGATCGCGTCGAAACCTTCCTGAAGATCGACGACAAGCGCGCCGTCGAACAGGCCGCCGGCGAGAAAGTCGAGGCGGTCGCCGACGAACTCGGCCACGAGCCGAGACGCGACGCCGAGGAGTAG
- the aglF gene encoding UTP--glucose-1-phosphate uridylyltransferase AglF — protein MKAVVLAAGKGTRLRPLTEDKPKAMVEVNGKPLLTHAFEQLIGLGAEELIVVVGYRKEDIISYYDDAFEGVPITYTHQREQKGLAHALLTAEEHVEDDFMLMLGDNIFQANLEDVVKRQRESRTDAAFLVEEVPWEEASRYGVCDTNDYGEITEVIEKPDDPPSNLVMTGFYTFSPAIFHAAKLVQPSDRGEYEISEAIDLLLQSGRTIDAIRLDGWRIDVGYPEDRDRAEAKLQDAEAESEAETSESSPS, from the coding sequence ATGAAAGCAGTCGTACTCGCGGCGGGCAAGGGCACCCGTCTCCGGCCGCTGACCGAGGACAAACCGAAGGCGATGGTCGAAGTCAACGGCAAGCCCCTCCTGACACACGCCTTCGAGCAACTCATCGGCCTCGGGGCCGAGGAACTCATCGTCGTCGTCGGCTACCGGAAAGAGGACATCATCAGCTACTACGACGACGCATTCGAGGGTGTCCCGATCACCTACACCCACCAGCGCGAACAGAAGGGACTGGCCCACGCGCTGTTGACCGCCGAGGAGCACGTTGAGGACGACTTCATGCTGATGTTGGGCGACAACATCTTTCAGGCCAACCTCGAGGACGTCGTCAAGCGCCAGCGCGAGAGTCGCACCGACGCGGCGTTCCTCGTCGAGGAAGTCCCGTGGGAGGAGGCCTCGCGGTACGGCGTCTGTGACACCAACGACTACGGCGAGATCACGGAAGTGATCGAAAAGCCCGACGACCCGCCCTCGAACCTCGTGATGACCGGCTTCTATACGTTCTCGCCGGCGATCTTTCACGCGGCGAAGCTAGTCCAGCCCTCCGACCGTGGCGAGTACGAGATCAGCGAAGCGATCGACCTCCTCCTCCAGAGCGGTCGCACCATCGACGCGATCCGACTCGACGGCTGGCGCATCGACGTCGGCTACCCCGAGGATCGTGACCGCGCCGAAGCGAAGTTACAGGACGCCGAAGCCGAAAGCGAGGCCGAGACGTCCGAATCAAGTCCGTCCTGA
- a CDS encoding class II aldolase/adducin family protein, translated as MALESLRETVYETLMALPENDLVRGTSGNVSGREGDRVVIKPSGVDYDELAPENLVVVDMDGAVVEGDLKPSVDTGAHLHIYRANDELGGIIHTHSTYATAFAAAGRELPVYVTELADTFGESIPVSEYVPPGTEAIGEEFAKHTGEGKFQGLLMKNHGLFAAGDTPGDALKAALHIEHSAKISSIAEDLGTPEEIPPEEAERLNQEYLEGYGQE; from the coding sequence ATGGCACTCGAGAGTCTACGCGAGACGGTCTACGAGACGCTGATGGCACTCCCCGAGAACGACCTCGTCAGAGGTACCAGCGGCAACGTCAGCGGTCGCGAGGGCGATCGCGTCGTGATCAAACCCAGCGGCGTCGATTACGACGAACTCGCCCCGGAGAACCTCGTCGTCGTGGACATGGACGGCGCGGTCGTCGAAGGCGACCTCAAGCCCTCGGTCGATACGGGCGCACACCTCCACATCTACCGGGCGAACGACGAACTCGGTGGGATCATCCACACCCACTCGACGTACGCGACCGCCTTCGCCGCCGCCGGGCGGGAGCTCCCCGTCTACGTCACCGAACTCGCCGACACCTTCGGCGAGTCGATCCCCGTCTCCGAGTACGTCCCGCCAGGGACCGAAGCCATCGGCGAGGAGTTCGCCAAACACACGGGCGAGGGGAAGTTCCAGGGCCTGCTCATGAAGAACCACGGCCTGTTCGCGGCGGGTGACACGCCGGGCGACGCCCTGAAGGCCGCACTCCACATCGAACACAGCGCGAAGATCTCCTCGATCGCCGAGGATCTGGGCACGCCCGAGGAGATCCCCCCCGAGGAGGCCGAGCGGCTCAACCAGGAGTACCTCGAGGGCTACGGCCAGGAGTGA
- the aglM gene encoding UDP-glucose 6-dehydrogenase AglM, protein MHVSVVGSGYIGTTIAAWFAELGHTVTNVDIDEDVVAAVNDGEAPIHEPGLDELMAAYGGDTLVATTDYDEVADSDVTFLALPTPSNDDGSIDLSAMKAAARSLGEVIAEKDGDHLVVVKSTVIPGTTAETIAPIIEDASGKTVGEDFRIAMNPEFLREGFALDDFKDPDKIVIGAEDERAVETLNRVYEPLVEAAAGDPAIVETGIREAEMIKYANNAFLATKVSLINELGNICKEYGVDAYEVADAIALDHRIDEHFLRSGLGWGGSCFPKDVAAIRAAAREREYDPVLLDATVEVNDRQPERLLDLLDDHTDVAGERVAVMGLAFKPGTDDIRYTRAVPVIEGLLERDAEVVAYDPVATENMREQYPDLTYADSAAEALEGASAALFVTDWDEFGALDAEFEAMADPVVIDGRRIVEPRDGIEYDGLTW, encoded by the coding sequence ATGCACGTAAGCGTCGTCGGCAGCGGATACATCGGCACGACGATCGCCGCCTGGTTCGCCGAACTCGGCCACACGGTCACGAACGTCGACATCGACGAGGACGTCGTGGCCGCGGTCAACGACGGCGAGGCACCCATCCACGAGCCCGGCCTGGACGAACTCATGGCCGCCTACGGGGGCGACACGCTCGTCGCAACCACTGACTACGACGAAGTCGCCGACAGCGACGTCACGTTCCTCGCGCTGCCCACACCCTCCAACGACGATGGGAGCATCGACCTCTCGGCGATGAAAGCCGCCGCCCGGTCGCTGGGCGAGGTCATCGCCGAGAAGGACGGCGACCACCTCGTCGTGGTCAAGAGCACAGTCATCCCCGGGACGACGGCCGAGACGATCGCGCCCATCATCGAGGACGCATCGGGCAAGACCGTCGGCGAGGACTTCCGGATCGCGATGAACCCCGAGTTCCTGCGGGAAGGATTCGCCCTCGATGACTTCAAGGACCCCGACAAGATCGTCATCGGGGCCGAAGACGAGCGAGCGGTCGAGACGCTGAATCGGGTGTACGAGCCACTGGTCGAGGCCGCCGCGGGCGATCCCGCGATCGTCGAGACGGGGATCCGCGAAGCCGAGATGATCAAGTACGCCAACAACGCCTTCCTCGCGACGAAGGTCAGCCTCATCAACGAACTCGGGAACATCTGCAAGGAGTACGGCGTCGACGCCTACGAGGTCGCCGACGCCATCGCGCTGGATCACCGCATCGACGAGCACTTCCTCCGGAGCGGTCTCGGGTGGGGGGGAAGCTGCTTCCCCAAGGACGTCGCCGCGATTCGCGCCGCAGCACGCGAGCGAGAGTACGATCCCGTCCTGCTCGACGCCACTGTCGAGGTCAACGACCGCCAGCCCGAGCGACTCCTCGATCTGCTGGACGACCACACCGACGTCGCCGGCGAGCGCGTCGCCGTCATGGGGCTCGCCTTCAAACCCGGCACGGACGACATCCGCTATACGCGGGCCGTCCCGGTCATCGAGGGGCTACTTGAACGCGACGCCGAGGTCGTCGCTTACGATCCCGTCGCCACCGAGAACATGCGCGAGCAGTACCCCGATCTCACCTACGCCGACAGTGCGGCCGAAGCTTTAGAGGGTGCCAGCGCGGCGCTGTTCGTCACCGACTGGGACGAGTTTGGGGCCCTCGATGCGGAGTTCGAGGCGATGGCCGACCCCGTCGTGATCGACGGTCGCCGGATCGTCGAGCCCCGGGACGGCATCGAGTACGACGGCCTGACCTGGTGA
- a CDS encoding HAD family hydrolase, with protein MTVDAVLFDLDDTLCEYRRPAGDVLSAAFERVGVEPWFPIETFYDRFEEFAHPGDDIRDLRRRSFAAFAEETGFDADVGRAVAEAFEAERDQSNVQFLPGAREAVETAAERYRVGLVTNGDPWMQSQKLAGLGIGDRFETIVHGGHDAPYKPAPEPFYTALDELGVEGGRAVHVGNSLEADVAGAHNAGLRSVWLDGDASIDPDPVPDYRVESMHDVAEEPWH; from the coding sequence ATGACCGTCGACGCCGTGCTGTTCGACCTCGACGACACCCTCTGTGAGTACCGCCGCCCCGCCGGAGACGTGCTGTCGGCGGCCTTCGAGCGCGTCGGCGTCGAGCCCTGGTTCCCGATCGAGACGTTCTACGATCGCTTCGAGGAGTTCGCCCACCCCGGCGACGACATCCGGGACCTCCGTCGCCGGAGTTTCGCGGCGTTCGCCGAGGAGACGGGATTCGACGCCGACGTCGGCCGCGCCGTCGCCGAGGCCTTCGAGGCCGAACGCGACCAGTCGAACGTCCAATTCCTGCCCGGCGCGCGGGAGGCCGTCGAAACGGCTGCCGAGCGGTATCGCGTCGGCCTCGTCACCAACGGCGACCCGTGGATGCAGTCCCAGAAACTCGCCGGCCTCGGGATCGGGGATCGCTTCGAGACGATCGTCCACGGCGGCCACGACGCGCCGTACAAACCTGCTCCCGAACCGTTCTACACGGCACTCGACGAGCTCGGCGTCGAGGGCGGCCGGGCCGTCCACGTGGGCAACTCCCTCGAAGCGGACGTCGCCGGCGCGCACAACGCCGGCCTGCGGTCGGTCTGGCTCGACGGGGACGCCAGCATCGACCCGGACCCCGTCCCCGATTATCGAGTCGAGTCGATGCACGACGTGGCCGAGGAACCCTGGCACTAA
- a CDS encoding NAD-dependent epimerase/dehydratase family protein — protein MQILVTGGAGFIGGHLAEHFATDGHDVVVLDNLDPYYSVDLKRHNIGVGRAAGTDGEGSYEFVEGDVRDADLVEELVADAEYVFHEAAQAGVRTSVENPRKYDAVNVDGTLNVLDAARDHGIERVVVASSSSVYGGREEYLPFSETDPAMPVSPYGASKLAAERYTCAYADVYDLPAVALRYFTVYGPRMRPNMAITNFVSRAINGDPPVVYGDGSQIRDFTYIEDIVTANETLLSTDAADGEVLNVGSSGTIDIETLAIEIRDQLAPDLDLAYADRHDADAEATHADISKAREILGYEPTRSIREGVAEFIEWYQENREWYEPLVLES, from the coding sequence ATGCAGATTCTGGTCACCGGCGGCGCGGGCTTCATCGGCGGACACCTCGCCGAGCACTTCGCCACAGACGGTCACGACGTAGTGGTCCTGGACAACCTCGACCCGTACTACAGCGTCGACCTGAAGCGTCACAACATTGGGGTGGGCCGAGCGGCCGGCACGGACGGTGAGGGGTCCTACGAGTTCGTCGAAGGGGACGTTCGCGACGCCGACCTCGTGGAAGAACTCGTCGCCGACGCCGAGTACGTCTTCCACGAGGCCGCTCAGGCCGGCGTCCGGACGAGCGTCGAGAATCCGCGCAAGTACGACGCCGTCAACGTCGACGGCACGCTGAACGTGCTGGACGCGGCTCGCGATCACGGGATCGAGCGCGTCGTCGTCGCGAGTTCCTCTTCAGTCTACGGCGGTCGCGAGGAGTATCTGCCCTTCTCAGAGACTGACCCGGCGATGCCAGTCAGCCCCTATGGGGCCTCGAAGCTCGCTGCCGAACGCTACACCTGCGCCTACGCGGACGTCTATGACCTCCCCGCCGTGGCGCTGCGGTACTTCACGGTCTATGGCCCCCGGATGCGACCCAACATGGCGATCACCAATTTCGTCTCGCGGGCGATCAACGGCGACCCGCCCGTGGTCTACGGCGACGGCTCACAGATCCGAGACTTCACCTACATCGAGGATATCGTCACGGCGAACGAGACGCTGCTATCGACGGACGCCGCCGACGGCGAGGTGTTGAACGTTGGGAGTTCGGGGACCATCGACATCGAGACCCTGGCGATCGAGATCCGCGACCAACTCGCCCCCGATCTCGATCTGGCGTACGCCGACCGTCACGACGCCGACGCCGAGGCGACCCACGCGGACATCTCGAAGGCCAGGGAGATACTCGGGTACGAACCGACGCGGTCGATCCGCGAGGGTGTTGCCGAGTTCATCGAGTGGTATCAGGAGAACCGCGAGTGGTACGAACCGCTCGTCCTTGAGAGCTAG